From a region of the Halomonas sp. HL-93 genome:
- a CDS encoding CoA transferase subunit A, with protein sequence MAEFLSLHDAVARYVEDGATVAMEGFTHLIPFAAGHEVIRQKKRDLTLIRMTPDIIYDQLIGAGCAKKVIFSWGGNPGVGSLHRLRDAVEKGWPRKIEILEHSHAAMACAFEAGAAGLPLAVFRGYIGSELPSVNDQIKFIECPFTGERLAAVPSVRPDVSIVHAQRADRQGNVLVEGIVGVQKEAILAAKHSIVTVEEIVDDLNTHPNACVIPGWAVSAIAVAEKGALPSYTHGYYGRSNRFYKEWDAIARDRDTFTQWLDENVFNVVHNHAGEKA encoded by the coding sequence ATGGCCGAGTTTTTAAGCTTGCATGACGCGGTAGCCCGCTACGTTGAAGACGGCGCTACCGTGGCCATGGAAGGCTTTACCCACCTGATTCCTTTCGCGGCGGGCCACGAAGTGATACGTCAGAAAAAGCGCGATCTGACGCTGATTCGCATGACCCCCGATATCATCTACGATCAGCTGATTGGTGCGGGCTGCGCGAAAAAAGTGATTTTCTCCTGGGGCGGTAACCCGGGGGTTGGTTCCCTCCACCGCCTACGCGATGCGGTGGAGAAAGGCTGGCCGCGCAAAATCGAGATTCTGGAGCATAGCCACGCGGCCATGGCCTGCGCTTTTGAAGCGGGCGCCGCAGGTCTTCCTTTGGCGGTTTTTCGCGGCTATATCGGCAGCGAGCTGCCCAGTGTCAATGACCAGATCAAATTCATCGAATGCCCCTTCACCGGTGAGCGCCTGGCCGCGGTGCCGTCGGTGCGTCCGGATGTCTCGATTGTTCACGCCCAGCGGGCAGACCGCCAGGGCAACGTGCTGGTAGAAGGCATTGTCGGGGTTCAAAAAGAAGCCATATTGGCGGCCAAGCACAGCATCGTCACGGTGGAAGAGATCGTCGACGACCTGAACACCCACCCCAATGCCTGCGTCATTCCAGGCTGGGCAGTCAGTGCCATTGCCGTCGCCGAGAAAGGCGCGCTGCCTTCTTATACCCACGGCTATTACGGCCGCAGCAACCGCTTCTACAAAGAGTGGGATGCCATTGCCCGCGACCGTGACACCTTTACCCAGTGGCTCGATGAGAACGTCTTTAATGTTGTTCACAATCATGCGGGGGAGAAAGCCTAA
- a CDS encoding CoA-transferase subunit beta, which translates to MSPEYTSSEMMSVTAARALENGMTCFVGIGLPSEAANLARLTHAPDVVLIYESGTLQTKPEVLPLSIGDGELCESALTTVAVPEMFRYWLQGGKVDVGFLGTAQIDRFANLNTTLIGDYKAPKVRLPGGGGAPEIATNAGEVFITLKHSKRAFVQDVDFVTTLGFGRDGKGRDNVPNIGKGPTRVITDLCVMKPDPETKELVVVSLHPGVSRDDVIEATGWDIRFAEQLESTSEPSTEELEILRELKARTERAHAGE; encoded by the coding sequence ATGAGCCCGGAATACACCTCTTCTGAAATGATGTCGGTAACCGCGGCACGCGCACTGGAAAACGGCATGACTTGTTTTGTGGGCATTGGCCTGCCGTCAGAAGCCGCCAACCTGGCGCGTCTTACCCATGCTCCTGATGTGGTGCTGATTTATGAGTCCGGCACGCTGCAAACCAAGCCCGAGGTGCTGCCACTCTCGATTGGAGACGGCGAGCTGTGTGAATCGGCGCTGACCACCGTGGCGGTGCCGGAAATGTTCCGCTACTGGTTGCAGGGCGGCAAGGTGGACGTGGGCTTCTTGGGCACCGCGCAAATCGACCGCTTTGCTAACCTGAATACCACGCTGATCGGCGATTACAAAGCCCCCAAGGTGCGCCTGCCGGGCGGCGGTGGGGCGCCGGAAATTGCTACCAACGCGGGCGAAGTGTTTATCACCCTCAAGCACTCCAAGCGCGCCTTTGTGCAGGATGTCGATTTCGTCACCACGCTAGGCTTTGGCCGCGACGGTAAAGGGCGCGATAACGTGCCTAATATCGGCAAAGGTCCTACCCGAGTGATCACCGATCTGTGCGTCATGAAGCCTGACCCGGAGACCAAAGAACTGGTGGTGGTGTCGCTGCACCCCGGCGTTAGCCGTGATGACGTGATCGAGGCGACGGGCTGGGATATTCGCTTTGCCGAGCAGCTGGAGAGCACGTCCGAGCCCAGCACAGAAGAGCTTGAAATTCTGCGCGAGCTGAAAGCCCGCACCGAGCGCGCCCACGCGGGCGAATAA
- the pcaF gene encoding 3-oxoadipyl-CoA thiolase produces the protein MSNVYLCHPRRTAIGRFGGTLASVRPDDFAATIFKAVLAEAPDLDPAAIDEVFMGCANQAGEDNRNVARMSSLLAGIPTSVPGTTMNRLCGSGMDAVGTAFRAIKAGEMALALAGGVESMSRAPYVMGKADSAFARGQKIEDTTIGWRFINPLMKKAYGVDSMPETAENVAEQFTISREDQDAFALRSQQKAAAAQQAGRFAQEITAIEISRRKQAPLIFDQDEHLRETTLEKLASLPTPFREGGSVTAGNASGVNDGAAAMLVASEAAVKQYGLTPMAKIIGMATAGVEPRIMGYGPVPAVNRLLERTGVSLDEIDIIELNEAFAAQALACMRDLGLKDDDPRVNPNGGAIALGHPLGMSGARLLLTAAHELQASGKRYALCTMCVGVGQGIATLIERA, from the coding sequence ATGAGCAACGTCTACCTTTGCCATCCACGCCGCACCGCCATAGGCCGCTTTGGCGGTACGCTGGCCAGCGTGCGCCCGGATGATTTCGCCGCGACGATTTTTAAAGCCGTACTGGCAGAAGCGCCGGATCTCGACCCTGCTGCCATTGACGAAGTCTTTATGGGCTGCGCCAACCAGGCCGGTGAAGATAACCGCAACGTAGCACGGATGTCGTCGCTGCTGGCAGGCATTCCTACCTCAGTGCCCGGCACGACCATGAACCGTCTGTGCGGCTCGGGTATGGACGCCGTGGGCACCGCGTTCCGCGCCATCAAGGCAGGCGAAATGGCCCTGGCACTCGCCGGCGGCGTGGAGTCCATGTCCCGCGCGCCGTATGTCATGGGTAAGGCCGACAGCGCCTTCGCCCGCGGCCAAAAGATTGAAGATACCACCATCGGCTGGCGCTTTATCAACCCGCTGATGAAGAAAGCGTATGGCGTGGATTCGATGCCCGAGACGGCGGAAAACGTCGCCGAGCAGTTCACTATCTCCCGGGAAGACCAGGACGCCTTTGCACTGCGCTCCCAGCAGAAAGCCGCCGCCGCGCAACAGGCCGGACGCTTTGCCCAAGAGATTACGGCGATTGAGATCTCCCGCCGTAAGCAGGCGCCGCTGATCTTTGATCAGGACGAGCACCTGCGGGAAACCACGCTGGAAAAACTGGCTAGCCTGCCCACGCCTTTCCGAGAGGGCGGCAGCGTCACGGCGGGCAACGCCTCGGGCGTCAATGACGGCGCGGCGGCAATGCTGGTGGCAAGCGAAGCGGCGGTTAAACAGTACGGCCTCACGCCCATGGCGAAAATCATCGGCATGGCAACGGCGGGCGTTGAGCCGCGCATCATGGGCTATGGCCCGGTGCCTGCGGTCAACCGGCTGCTGGAGCGCACAGGCGTAAGCCTTGATGAGATTGATATTATCGAACTCAACGAAGCCTTTGCCGCCCAGGCATTGGCCTGCATGCGCGACTTGGGCCTTAAAGACGACGACCCGCGCGTCAATCCCAACGGTGGTGCCATTGCGCTGGGCCACCCGCTGGGCATGTCCGGCGCGCGACTGCTGCTGACCGCCGCCCATGAGCTGCAAGCCAGTGGCAAACGTTACGCGCTGTGCACCATGTGTGTGGGCGTGGGCCAGGGCATCGCTACGCTGATAGAAAGGGCTTAA
- a CDS encoding alpha/beta fold hydrolase codes for MAFHTINGRSVAYRLLGSEANPLVVLAHPLGMSQAVWDDMLPALLSRYRVLTWDLPGHGASHAVSGERITPADLAAEPLALAELAGAPRFHFVGTSIGGVVGQQLIAEHSERLLSATLTNTGAVIGNPDLWNTRAGRVRQEGLAAMSEEIVPRWFAPKAFAASPALKAGWCVQMGRGDDESYAQLCEMLGRDTFTGKLSGKSVPHKVRVQLFGGSEDMATPPATLEALAAELDGAALEIFDGVGHVPSVEAPALLSEKLLAVWAADLGDVANHGVAYATGLETRKQVLGEEHVARSTANANSLDAPFQQMITRLAWGELWSNNDLTRRERSMITTGILAALGREELTLHLKTAKRIGLTEAELRQVLMHVAIYGGVPAANHAFALAKELGWGE; via the coding sequence ATGGCATTTCACACAATCAACGGCCGCAGCGTGGCGTACCGCCTGCTCGGCTCAGAGGCCAATCCATTGGTGGTGTTGGCCCATCCACTGGGCATGAGCCAAGCGGTGTGGGATGACATGCTTCCTGCACTGCTGTCCCGCTACCGGGTGCTGACTTGGGATTTGCCCGGCCACGGTGCCAGCCACGCGGTGAGTGGTGAACGGATCACGCCCGCTGACCTGGCCGCTGAGCCCTTGGCGCTGGCTGAACTGGCGGGCGCTCCGCGCTTTCACTTTGTGGGCACCTCGATTGGTGGTGTGGTGGGCCAGCAACTGATTGCCGAGCATAGCGAGCGGCTGCTCTCCGCTACGCTGACCAACACCGGCGCGGTGATTGGTAATCCGGATTTATGGAATACCCGTGCAGGCCGGGTTCGCCAGGAAGGTCTGGCGGCGATGTCTGAAGAGATCGTGCCGCGCTGGTTTGCACCCAAGGCGTTTGCAGCAAGTCCGGCGCTAAAAGCGGGCTGGTGCGTGCAGATGGGCCGTGGCGACGATGAATCCTATGCCCAGCTATGTGAAATGCTCGGTCGCGATACGTTCACTGGAAAGCTTTCAGGTAAGAGCGTCCCTCATAAGGTCAGGGTACAGCTGTTTGGCGGCAGCGAGGATATGGCCACGCCACCCGCGACACTGGAAGCCCTGGCGGCGGAACTGGACGGCGCGGCGCTGGAGATTTTTGACGGCGTAGGCCACGTGCCTTCGGTGGAAGCCCCGGCGCTATTGTCCGAAAAACTACTTGCCGTATGGGCGGCTGATTTGGGTGACGTGGCTAACCACGGCGTGGCCTATGCGACCGGCCTGGAAACCCGCAAGCAAGTACTGGGTGAGGAGCACGTGGCGCGCTCCACCGCCAACGCCAACAGCCTGGATGCGCCCTTCCAGCAGATGATTACCCGTCTTGCCTGGGGTGAGCTGTGGAGTAATAACGATTTAACCCGCCGCGAACGCAGCATGATCACCACCGGCATTCTCGCCGCCCTAGGGCGCGAGGAGCTAACGCTGCACTTGAAAACCGCCAAGCGTATCGGCCTGACGGAAGCAGAGCTGCGTCAGGTGCTGATGCATGTGGCGATTTACGGTGGCGTTCCGGCGGCCAACCACGCCTTTGCGCTTGCCAAAGAGCTGGGCTGGGGCGAGTAG
- the pcaH gene encoding protocatechuate 3,4-dioxygenase subunit beta encodes MTYDNKRFVARDRNWHPPAYAPGYKTSVARSPQQALVSMQQPTASELTGPDFSHLRMGPHDNDLLLNFRQADSQGLPQGERIIMFGRVVDQFGKPVPHTLVEMWQANAGGRYRHKNDKYLAPLDPNFGGVGRCLTDEQGMYRFRTIKPGPYPWPNDMNSWRPAHIHVSVTGPAISTRLITQMYFEGDPLIPLCPIVHTLNDPEAVDTMIGRLDMAHSKPMDCLAYRFDIVVRGELQTYFENQ; translated from the coding sequence ATGACCTACGATAACAAACGCTTTGTAGCACGCGACCGCAACTGGCATCCGCCTGCCTACGCGCCCGGCTATAAAACCTCGGTAGCGCGCTCGCCCCAGCAGGCGCTGGTGAGTATGCAGCAGCCTACCGCATCCGAGCTGACCGGTCCGGATTTTAGCCACTTGCGCATGGGGCCGCATGACAACGACCTGCTGCTGAACTTTCGCCAAGCGGATAGCCAGGGGCTGCCCCAGGGCGAGCGGATTATCATGTTTGGCCGGGTGGTGGACCAGTTCGGCAAGCCGGTACCGCACACCCTCGTGGAAATGTGGCAGGCCAACGCGGGTGGCCGTTACCGGCATAAGAACGATAAGTACCTGGCACCGCTGGATCCCAACTTCGGCGGTGTGGGCCGCTGTTTGACCGATGAGCAGGGGATGTACCGTTTTCGCACCATCAAACCCGGCCCCTACCCGTGGCCCAATGATATGAACAGCTGGCGACCGGCGCATATTCACGTCTCGGTGACCGGGCCTGCAATCTCCACGCGGCTGATCACCCAGATGTATTTCGAAGGCGACCCGCTGATTCCGCTTTGCCCCATCGTGCATACGCTCAACGACCCCGAGGCGGTGGACACCATGATCGGGCGGCTGGATATGGCGCACAGCAAGCCGATGGACTGCCTCGCCTATCGCTTTGATATCGTGGTACGCGGCGAGCTGCAAACCTACTTTGAAAATCAATAA
- the pcaG gene encoding protocatechuate 3,4-dioxygenase subunit alpha: MKQPNSQPTSELMLRETASQTAGPYVHIGLALAAAGNPVRDEEIWNEMAKPEAEGEHIEVVGTVIDGNGDLVRDAFIEAWQADANGDYHADYDLKKPFNSFGRTATTFDHGSEWTLTTIKPGAVKHASGQLMAPHINLTLFARGVNIHLQTRLYFDDEADANAQCPVLSRIESPARRQTLIAKREEADGKVRYRLEIRLQGEGETVFFDF, translated from the coding sequence ATGAAACAACCCAACAGCCAGCCGACCAGCGAGTTGATGCTGCGTGAGACCGCCTCGCAAACCGCGGGACCCTATGTGCATATCGGCTTGGCCCTGGCCGCGGCAGGCAACCCGGTGCGCGATGAAGAGATTTGGAACGAGATGGCCAAGCCCGAGGCAGAGGGCGAACATATCGAGGTGGTGGGCACCGTCATAGATGGCAACGGTGATCTGGTACGCGATGCGTTTATCGAGGCCTGGCAAGCCGATGCTAACGGCGACTACCATGCGGATTACGACCTGAAAAAACCGTTCAACAGCTTTGGCCGTACCGCCACGACCTTTGATCACGGCAGCGAGTGGACGCTGACCACCATCAAGCCCGGTGCGGTGAAGCACGCAAGCGGCCAATTAATGGCACCGCATATCAACCTTACCCTGTTCGCCCGGGGGGTTAACATTCACCTGCAAACGCGGCTTTACTTTGATGATGAGGCTGACGCCAATGCGCAGTGCCCGGTGCTTTCGCGCATCGAGTCACCGGCGCGCCGCCAGACCCTCATCGCCAAGCGCGAAGAGGCGGATGGCAAGGTGCGCTATCGTTTGGAGATTCGTTTGCAGGGCGAAGGCGAGACGGTATTTTTCGATTTTTAG
- a CDS encoding TRAP transporter substrate-binding protein: protein MRSSTTTLKCALAATLLTSFAVEANTTIRIAHVWPGGSMIDKEIFQAWADSVEEASNGELTVEVFPSQTLAKSDQTYHSAVTGIADVGATAQGYTSGRFPLTQIVELPGVSESSRQGSCILQSLYDDDQLGDEYDDSHPLFMFTTGPGYLHTKEALIESPDDLAGLRLRRPTSVVGDMFERLDAQAVGMPAPDVFTSMQRGVVDGLSFNWEGMKTFRLNELAEYHTEVPLYDLSLIATMNPETYNGLPDHLKEVIDDHSGLEWSIKASAIYDELSHQGRQEAEDAGHEFVAIDDSLNDDEWGPVLQETIDRYLDDVGGNANDIYQRAMQLKQDCEV from the coding sequence ATGAGATCATCTACAACAACACTAAAATGCGCCCTGGCGGCCACCCTATTGACTTCTTTCGCCGTGGAAGCCAACACAACGATACGCATCGCCCATGTATGGCCTGGCGGGTCGATGATTGATAAGGAGATTTTTCAGGCCTGGGCCGATAGTGTCGAAGAAGCATCGAACGGCGAGCTGACCGTCGAGGTGTTTCCCAGCCAAACATTGGCTAAATCGGACCAAACCTACCATAGCGCCGTTACCGGTATTGCCGATGTGGGAGCGACCGCTCAGGGGTACACCTCGGGGCGCTTCCCCCTGACGCAAATCGTTGAACTGCCGGGCGTTTCGGAAAGCAGCCGCCAGGGCTCCTGTATTCTGCAATCGCTTTACGATGACGATCAGCTCGGTGATGAGTACGACGATAGCCACCCCTTGTTTATGTTCACCACAGGGCCTGGCTATTTACATACCAAAGAAGCGCTGATTGAAAGCCCCGATGATCTGGCCGGTCTGCGCTTGCGCCGCCCCACGTCGGTGGTTGGCGATATGTTTGAGCGCCTGGATGCGCAGGCGGTCGGTATGCCGGCACCGGATGTTTTCACCTCGATGCAACGTGGCGTGGTGGATGGCTTGAGCTTTAACTGGGAAGGCATGAAAACGTTTCGCCTAAACGAGCTTGCCGAGTACCACACCGAAGTGCCCCTGTATGATTTGTCCCTGATCGCGACCATGAACCCCGAAACCTATAACGGCCTGCCGGATCACCTAAAAGAGGTCATTGATGATCACAGCGGCCTTGAATGGTCAATCAAGGCATCCGCGATTTACGATGAGCTGAGCCACCAAGGGCGCCAGGAAGCAGAGGACGCCGGGCATGAGTTCGTGGCGATCGACGATAGCTTAAATGACGATGAGTGGGGCCCGGTGCTTCAAGAAACCATTGACCGTTACCTAGATGACGTAGGGGGAAATGCCAATGATATTTATCAGCGTGCCATGCAGCTAAAGCAAGACTGCGAGGTATAA
- a CDS encoding PDR/VanB family oxidoreductase: MSHPSLSLIVEVKARREEALGIATFELADPHGRPLPPFSAGAHIDVQVKEGVIRQYSLCNHSEERDRYLIGVLRDEASRGGSVAMHDEVKEGDLLLISAPKNHFPLKPAKRTYLLAGGIGITPLLCMAERLARTEADFELHYCARSAERMAFRERIKTSSFADRTHFYLDDDASPPLDLEELLGEPEADAQVYVCGPAGFIDAVLSTGKRCGWPDDQLHTEYFAGAETASADDGSFEVRIASSGASFTVPADKTVHQVLAENGIDIMVSCEQGVCGTCLTRVLEGEPDHRDLYLEDHEHAANDQFTPCCSRAKSKTLVLDL; the protein is encoded by the coding sequence ATGAGTCACCCCTCCTTATCGCTTATCGTAGAAGTCAAAGCGCGCCGTGAGGAGGCACTTGGCATCGCCACCTTTGAGCTTGCGGACCCTCATGGTCGGCCGCTTCCGCCCTTCAGCGCGGGCGCCCATATCGACGTGCAAGTGAAAGAGGGCGTGATACGACAGTACTCACTGTGCAATCACTCTGAGGAACGGGATCGCTACCTGATCGGCGTATTGCGGGACGAAGCCTCCCGAGGAGGCTCCGTCGCCATGCACGATGAGGTTAAGGAGGGTGATCTCCTGCTGATCAGCGCCCCTAAAAACCACTTCCCGCTCAAGCCAGCTAAACGAACGTATCTGCTGGCGGGCGGGATTGGCATCACCCCGTTGCTGTGTATGGCGGAGCGGTTGGCGCGCACCGAGGCAGACTTCGAGCTCCACTACTGTGCGCGCTCCGCCGAGCGCATGGCCTTTCGCGAACGTATCAAGACATCAAGCTTTGCCGATAGAACGCACTTTTACCTGGATGACGACGCGTCCCCGCCCCTCGACCTGGAGGAACTGCTCGGTGAGCCAGAGGCTGATGCCCAGGTTTACGTCTGCGGCCCTGCCGGCTTTATCGACGCCGTCCTATCAACGGGTAAACGGTGCGGCTGGCCAGATGACCAGCTGCACACCGAGTACTTTGCAGGCGCTGAGACAGCCTCAGCAGACGACGGTAGCTTCGAGGTGCGTATCGCCAGCAGCGGCGCCTCCTTCACCGTGCCCGCCGATAAGACCGTCCATCAGGTGCTCGCCGAAAACGGCATTGACATCATGGTGTCCTGCGAGCAAGGGGTCTGCGGCACCTGCCTGACCCGTGTGCTTGAAGGCGAGCCCGACCATCGGGATTTATACCTGGAGGATCATGAGCACGCGGCCAACGATCAATTTACCCCATGCTGCTCAAGGGCCAAAAGCAAGACCCTCGTGCTTGACCTCTAA
- a CDS encoding aromatic ring-hydroxylating dioxygenase subunit alpha encodes MTQQAPFPLNTWYVACTPEELAEKPLGRTICNKQLVFFRGDENRVAAVEDFCPHRGAPLSLGFVRDGKLVCGYHGLEMNCSGKCDSMPGQRVRGFPSNRAYPVEERHGFIWIWPGDPEKADADLIPELHWANNPDWAYGGGLYHIQCEYRLMIDNLMDLTHETYVHASSIGQPEIEEAAPETTVNGDEVVTSREMENIPAPPFWQAALRGNGLADDVPVDRWQICRFTPPSHVLIDVGVAHAGNGGANAPANVKASSIVVDFITPETDTSIWYFWGMARNFKPEDQALTDRIREGQGKIFEEDLEMLEAQQRNLLKYPDRQLLKLNIDGGGVQARRIIDRILTEERAEEQAAQAQETTA; translated from the coding sequence GTGACTCAACAAGCCCCCTTTCCCTTAAATACTTGGTACGTCGCCTGCACCCCTGAAGAACTGGCAGAGAAGCCACTTGGGCGAACTATTTGCAATAAACAACTAGTTTTCTTCCGTGGTGACGAAAACCGTGTGGCCGCCGTCGAGGATTTCTGCCCCCACCGTGGCGCGCCGCTCTCCTTGGGCTTCGTCCGTGATGGCAAGTTGGTTTGCGGTTACCACGGCCTTGAAATGAACTGCAGCGGCAAATGCGACAGCATGCCCGGCCAGCGGGTTCGCGGCTTTCCAAGCAATCGCGCCTATCCCGTTGAAGAGCGCCACGGCTTTATCTGGATCTGGCCCGGCGACCCAGAGAAAGCGGACGCTGACCTGATTCCCGAGCTGCACTGGGCCAACAACCCGGACTGGGCGTATGGCGGCGGGCTCTACCATATTCAGTGTGAATACCGCCTGATGATCGATAATCTCATGGACCTTACCCATGAGACCTATGTGCATGCCTCCAGCATTGGCCAACCCGAGATAGAGGAGGCGGCGCCGGAAACAACGGTGAACGGCGATGAAGTGGTCACCAGCCGCGAGATGGAAAATATACCCGCGCCGCCCTTCTGGCAGGCCGCTCTAAGGGGTAACGGGCTCGCTGATGACGTGCCTGTCGACCGCTGGCAAATCTGCCGCTTTACGCCTCCAAGCCATGTACTCATCGATGTCGGCGTGGCCCACGCCGGTAATGGAGGGGCAAACGCACCGGCCAATGTAAAAGCCTCAAGTATCGTGGTCGACTTTATCACTCCGGAGACGGATACCTCTATCTGGTACTTCTGGGGCATGGCCCGCAACTTCAAGCCGGAAGATCAGGCGCTCACCGACAGGATCCGTGAGGGCCAGGGCAAGATCTTCGAAGAAGACCTTGAGATGCTCGAGGCACAGCAGCGCAACCTGCTCAAATACCCTGACCGCCAACTGTTGAAACTCAATATCGACGGCGGTGGTGTACAGGCGCGCCGCATCATTGACCGCATTCTGACGGAAGAACGAGCGGAGGAGCAGGCAGCGCAAGCGCAGGAGACGACAGCATGA
- a CDS encoding GntR family transcriptional regulator, with the protein MSNNDKSVVSRLRKLISEGAYAPGERLGEVAVAEQLGVSRTPVRLAFRTLEQEGLLQQAGKRGFMVREFTQADVHCAVEVRGVLEGLAARHLAEQGVSDNVDKELKFWIQEGKVLIAKGYLLESDINQWSELNAHFHGTIIHSIGSDVVADAIARNNHLPFAAADSIIIDESDLAREFKKLQLAQFHHELIFQSLKSGEGARAEMLMREHALIGLRYPELLAGQE; encoded by the coding sequence ATGAGTAACAACGATAAAAGTGTCGTCAGTCGGCTGCGTAAATTGATCAGCGAGGGGGCATATGCGCCTGGGGAACGGCTTGGTGAAGTCGCGGTCGCGGAGCAGTTAGGGGTCTCGAGAACGCCGGTAAGGCTTGCTTTTAGGACGTTGGAGCAAGAAGGGCTGCTGCAGCAGGCGGGCAAGCGTGGGTTTATGGTACGTGAGTTTACTCAGGCGGATGTGCACTGCGCGGTGGAGGTTCGTGGGGTGCTGGAAGGGCTGGCCGCTCGGCATCTGGCAGAGCAGGGTGTTTCGGACAATGTCGATAAGGAGTTGAAATTTTGGATCCAAGAAGGAAAGGTGCTTATCGCCAAAGGATACCTTTTGGAATCAGATATTAACCAGTGGAGTGAGCTGAATGCACATTTCCACGGCACTATCATTCACTCCATTGGCAGCGATGTCGTGGCGGATGCCATTGCAAGGAATAATCATTTGCCCTTTGCTGCTGCTGACTCGATCATTATCGACGAATCTGACTTGGCGCGAGAGTTTAAAAAGTTGCAGTTGGCTCAATTCCATCATGAGCTTATATTTCAGTCACTTAAGTCAGGGGAAGGCGCGCGCGCAGAAATGCTGATGCGCGAGCATGCGCTGATCGGGCTGCGTTACCCTGAGTTGCTGGCTGGTCAAGAGTAA
- a CDS encoding DcaP family trimeric outer membrane transporter produces MKINHFVTCALLAPCALAAQAHAFDVVEAGEPVVTGEPSRVGPPWNHRSTINIPGTKTDIAFGGYVKLDAFYDFDYDLGTSTDPYAVMDPGNRTDGRTSFTAYESRLNFRTHTATDYGRLSTYFEGHFVPDGKFGLRHAYGELNGFLAGQTWSNFMSFVGGTRTLALGDPKGYAFERQAQLRYTQPVGEGSFSAALENPTTVIARNDASVADGESQLPDLTLRYEYKRLFALSGIARQLSTNNITNTIDDEVTGYGVQAQFNLPFNTSTSLKGSATYGEGIGNYMGNPGNVGHRNAPDVYVQGDDLEAIETQAFGLSLNHHWTDSWFSSVGVSRLEQDLPAGYGDHFETLDYGFANVIWDVTERMALGLEYQHADIEQVNGVSNDASRLQASATFQF; encoded by the coding sequence ATGAAAATTAACCACTTTGTTACATGCGCCCTTCTTGCTCCCTGTGCGCTTGCTGCCCAGGCCCATGCGTTTGATGTTGTAGAAGCCGGAGAACCCGTTGTGACTGGTGAGCCAAGCCGTGTAGGCCCGCCATGGAATCACCGATCAACGATTAATATTCCAGGCACCAAAACTGATATCGCTTTTGGGGGGTACGTTAAGCTCGATGCGTTTTACGATTTCGACTATGACCTGGGTACATCGACCGATCCTTACGCCGTGATGGACCCAGGCAATAGAACCGATGGTCGAACCAGCTTTACGGCCTATGAGTCCCGCCTGAATTTCCGCACCCATACCGCCACTGACTATGGGCGTTTATCTACTTACTTCGAAGGGCACTTTGTGCCTGATGGCAAGTTCGGGTTGCGCCATGCGTATGGCGAGCTGAACGGTTTTCTCGCCGGGCAAACGTGGTCAAATTTCATGAGCTTTGTGGGCGGGACGCGCACCCTGGCGCTCGGCGATCCTAAGGGCTATGCCTTCGAGCGGCAGGCCCAGTTGCGCTATACGCAGCCTGTTGGAGAAGGGAGTTTCTCGGCTGCATTGGAAAACCCCACGACGGTCATCGCCCGCAATGATGCGTCAGTGGCCGATGGGGAGAGCCAGCTGCCAGATTTGACGCTGCGCTATGAATACAAGCGTTTATTTGCGCTATCGGGGATAGCACGTCAACTTTCGACCAATAATATCACCAATACTATTGATGATGAAGTCACGGGCTATGGGGTGCAGGCGCAGTTCAATTTGCCCTTTAATACCTCAACCAGCTTGAAAGGCAGTGCCACCTATGGCGAGGGTATTGGTAACTACATGGGTAACCCTGGCAATGTAGGGCACCGTAATGCGCCTGACGTCTATGTACAGGGTGACGACCTTGAAGCGATTGAAACCCAGGCGTTTGGCCTCTCATTGAATCACCACTGGACGGATAGCTGGTTCAGTTCTGTGGGTGTTTCGCGGCTTGAACAAGACTTGCCCGCAGGCTATGGCGATCATTTTGAAACGCTCGACTACGGGTTTGCCAATGTGATTTGGGATGTGACCGAGCGTATGGCGCTGGGTCTTGAGTACCAGCACGCTGATATCGAGCAGGTCAATGGTGTCTCCAACGATGCGAGTCGCCTTCAAGCGAGTGCCACCTTCCAGTTCTAA